TCGTGGAAGACTTGCTTCACCCGGAACGCTTCCCCGAAGTCGCTGATGACATTGCCATCCGGTACTGGCTCGAGTTGAACAACCCGGACTCGGTGGAGCCCTGGAACACACACTGGCTATATCGGATGGTCAATACCGAGCGGCCCCTCGAAGAGAAGATGGCGCTGTTCTGGCACCACGTGTTCGCGACCTCTGTGGGCAAGAGTGAGCACGGCCCCTCTTCCAGGACACAGATCGAACTGTTCAGGCGAAACGCCGTCTCCGACATGCGCACCATTCTGGTGGACTTGGCTAAAGATCCGGCAATGATTCACTGGCTGGACAACTCCGAGAATCACAGGGACCAGCCTAACGAGAACTGGGGACGTGAGCTCCTCGAACTCTTCTCCATGGGAGTGGGAAACTACTCTGAAGAAGACATCAAGATGGCGTCCCGCGCATTCACTGGCTGGACGTTCATTCAGCCCATCCCGCTCGATCCGTATGGGCGCTACCCGTCGGAGTTCGTCTACAGGGAGGACGACCACGACGATAGTGAGAAGACGTTCCTCGGCCACACCGGCAGGTTCAATGGCGAGGACATAATCGATATTGTCGTGAACCAGCCAGCGACTGCCCGTTTCATTGCTCGACACCTGTACAACTTCTTCGTTGCTGACGAACCACAGGTGCCATCATGGAACGACATTCCGCCGCGAGACCCAGAGGCAGTCGAGGCACTCTGCGACGCCTATTTTGAGTCCGACGGTGATATTAGGGTCGTGCTTCGAGTTCTCTTCAATTCGGACTTCTTCAAGGAAGCGCGCTTCGCCAAGGTGAAGAGCCCCACAGAACTGGTTGCTGGGACGATAAAGCTGGCTGGAAAACATGCCTTTCCCGAACCAACTCTTCATGCCGCACCAGCAGCGACCAGCCTGATGGGTCAGCATCTCATGACACCTCCAACCGTGGAGGGCTGGCACACAGGTCGCGAGTGGATAGACTGCGGCACTCTCGCCGAGCGCGTTAACTTTGCTGTCAATGAGCTTGGCGACCAGACCCTTCCGGGCATCCAGGCGATTATCGACAGGCTCGCGTCCGAAGGGGGACCGCTCACTCCGGAAGAGTTCGTGGATCACACATTGGACCTCGTTGGCCCCATGACAGTGGAAAGCCATACTAGAGAGGCGCTCCTGGACTACGCCAACTCGGGCGGCAACCTCAGTTTCGACACCCATCCTGACCGTGAAGAGAGTTCCGCACGAGTGACAAGGATGGTCCAATTCATCGTGGCATCGGTGGAGTATCAGTTCGGCTAGTCCGAGCGGGAGGAAATCCAGCAATGGAAGTAAATGGTAAGCCCACGGTCTTTGTAGTCGTTCAACTCACGGGCGGTAACGACTTCATGAACACGGTGATTCCATACTCGAATGACATCTACTACGACTCGAGACCCGTGATTGGAATCCCGCAGGAGCAGGTCCTCCCTATCAATAACTACCTGGGCTTCAATCCCCACTTCGCGCCGGTCAAAGAGCTGTACGACGAGGGCAGCGTCGCGATCGTACAGGGTGTCGGCTATCCCGACTCGAGCCGTTCACACTTCAGAGGAATGGACATCTGGCAGACGGCCGAGCCCGACCGGATTGGCACCGAGGGCTGGCTCGGTCAGGTCGTGGCCGAAATGGACACCAACAAGGAGAACCCGCTGACTTGCGTGAACATTGGACGAGGGCTTCCGCGTGCAATGAGCAAGTCAGGAGTGCCGATCACATCGGTCGGCGATCTGGATAACTACGGCATGATGAGCGGTATCACCGAGGAGGCCGAGCGCAGGCAGGCACTGGATATCTTCGCGAAGATGTACGGCCCGGCTGTGGGTACCGGACTGGTAAGGGAGTACGTCGCCCAGACCGGCATGGACGTACTCCGAGGCGCCGACGTACTGAAGAGAGCTCCCGAAATCTACTCTTCCAGCGTCGAGTACGCGGACAATCCGATATCTAATTCTCTCAGGGATGCCGCGAGGGTCCATCTGGCTGACTTGGGCACTAGGGTCATCTACACCCAGCACGGCGGTTATGACACTCACGCGAACGAGGTCCCAAACCATCCGAGGCTTCTGAGCGAGCTCTCGGGGGCCATCATGGACTTCTTCCAGGACATCCGAGACCACAATGCCTCTGAAAACGTCGTGATGCTGGTATTCACCGAGTTCGGACGCCGCATCAGGGACAACGGCAGCGGCTGCGACCACGGCGCAGGCGGAGGCTCTTTCGTGATTGGAGATAGGGTAAAGGGCGGCCTATATGCCGAGTATCCGTCACTCGACATCGACAAGCAGACCGACGGTGACATGGCCCACACGTACGACTTCCGCGGTCTGTACACCACGCTGCTCGAAGAGTGGATGGGCGTCGAGGCGGCCCCAATCGTTAAAGGGCAGTACGAGAAGATTCCGATTTTTGCCTAGTGTGCCGCTGTGTCAGCGCTGTAAGGATGAGGTGAGAAATGGGTAGGCCATACGCGCTCCTCAGGGTAGGATTCAGCTACGACCGGACGCTTGGTATGAGGCGTCTGACCAACACACCTGTCGATCTAGCTGTCGACAGGGAAGGGGATCTCCACATCTTGTGTCGCGGGGGCATCTCTTTTATCAGGCGATTGTCTCAGGAAGACGAAGACCTCGGAGCGATCAATCTTGGAGCCGGTGGTGCAGCCCAGATAGGGGGCACGTACTCGGTAAACTCCAGGTTCGTTTGGCCCGCATCGATGATCATGGACAGTGAAGAAAACCTCTGGGTTTCCGACGAGGGCACGAACCAGATAACGGTCATAAACAAGCGGGGTGAGATTCAGGCTCAGTGGGGCGAAGCAGGAAGTGGTGAAGGGCAGTTCAACAGGCAGTCAGGCATTGCGCTCGACCCTGATGAGAACGTGTACGTCTCCGACACCCAGAATCACCGGATCCAGAAGTTCACCAGGGACGGCGAGTTCCTGATGGAGTTCGGCTGCCAAGGCCACGGTGACGGCGAGTTCAATATGCCTTGGGGAATCCACGTCGATGAGATCGGCGATGTGTATGTCGCCGACTGGCGGAATGACCGCATCCAGAAGTTCACAGCCGATGGTGAGTTCGTTTTCAAGATCGGTAAGTCCGGCGATGGGGAGGGTGAATTCAACCGTCCCTCGGGTGTTACTGTCGACAAGGACGGCGATATATACGTCTCTGACTGGGCAAACAACCGAGTGCAACTGTTCAGGCCGGACGGAGTCTTCGTTGAACTCTTCCGTGGAGACGCCACGCTGTCGAAGCAGGCCCACCACTACATGAAGTCCAACGTGAAGGCGCTCCGACTGCGTGAGATGACCTCGCTTGAACCCCAAAAGCGGATTCGATGGCCGGTCTCTGTGAGAGTTGACGGCTGCTCCATGTACATCGCCGACTACGGCTCCGACCGGATTCAGATCTACGAGAAGGAAGCGTATCCTTTGGAGCCTCACGAGATCTCCGAGGTACAGCGTTCACCGACGCTCTACACCCAGTTCTGATTCCTGCCCGTCATTCCGGCGAAGGCCGGAATCCAGGATGCGCTCGATCACCGAGCAATTTGGCGGAGAGCTGTGAACCTGCTGCCCTGAGCCGGACTAAATGCCGATCCTCGAATAGTAGTCCGGCACACCCCTCATGCCCAGATTCAACCTGAACAGGGCACCCGCCCCAGGCCCCTCTTCGGCCTTGTTGTCTCCACCTATGGTAGTGACGTACATCTCGTCCATGTCGTCCCCGCCAAAGGTGACGCTGGAGACCTTTTTGGCCGGGAATGTGATTGACCTCTCCTCCACGCCGTCCGGCGTGTACCTGAAGAGCGCCGAGCCATCGACGCGGGCGGACCACACATAGCCCTCGGCGTCCACGGTCATCCCGTCAGGAATGCCTCCGTCTTCGGGTGTCTCGACAAACACACGCCGGTCAGATATCTCGCTCGTGTGCTCGTCGTAATCGAAGATGTAGATCTTCCTGGCGTAGGAGTCGGTGTAGTACATCTGCTTCCGGTCCGGCGTGAAACCCAGACCGTTTGACAGGCCGATTCCGTCCAGAACCACAGTCAGACTCCCGTCGGGGTCGAGACGGTACAGCTTTGCCGGCTCCGTGTCAGTGGGCATGGTGCCGCAGAATACGCTCCCTCGCGGGTCAGCTATCACGTCGTTGAAGCGGGTGTCTCGCTCCTCAGGGATCTCGTCCACAATGTAGCTGAGCTCACCTTCTTTCAGGATGGCGATAGATCCCCGGTCCATGAAGAGCAGCAGCGAACCGTCTTCCTGGATCGTGAATCCGCCGATTACTCTGCCCTGGTGGAACTGCTCGTGTTTGCCGGACACCGGATCGTAACGAAAGATCCGGCCCTGAGGAATATCGACCCAATATAGAAGGCTCTCGGTCTGGTGCCAGAGAGGACCCTCGCCTACATGGTTGTTGTAGTCTGCGATCAGTTCAGGTTCCACTACAGTCCTCCCTCCCGTTAGCTACAGCCTTCCCCTAGTGAGACTCAGTATATATCAATGTTCTGGTAAGCAAATGACAGACTGCACTCTTCATGATATTATGTCGCAATAAGAAAACATCACACAGTTCCCGACATGCAACGACTGAAAGCGGGTCAAAGCGATGCAATCAACAACACAGACACCTGCGACAGAGTCTAGTGGTCACGGCACGGATAGCATTCCATCCGGTGTGGCTCCACTGTCAGCCCAGGGAGTTACCGTTTACAGAGGCGGAGTCTTGGTCTTGGACGATGTGACCTTTTCCGCAGGACCCAACTGCCTGATGGGTGTAGTGGGTCCAAATGGCGCCGGAAAGAGCACACTCTTTAACGCAATTGTTGGTCTGCTGAAGGTGGACGAGGGAGAGGTGCTAATTCACGGCACACCTGTCGACGACGCTCGGGAACACATTGCCTACGTTCCGCAGCACGAAAACGTCAACTGGCGCGTGCCCATGAGCGTCTGGGACGTTGTTATGCAGGGTAGGACCAAGAATATCGGATGGCTGCGCAGGCCCAAACTTGCAGACCGTTGGCTTGTCGAGGAAGCGCTGGAACAGGTGGGGATGATTGATAGAAGGACGGCTCTCGTCAGCAACCTGTCCGGCGGTCAGCGCCAGCGGGTGTTTGTTGCACGGGCTCTCGCCCAGGGGGCGGACGTTCTACTTCTTGACGAAGCCTTCAGCGGAGTTGATATTGCGTCGCAAGAAGCGCTTGTCACTGTTCTGCACGAGCTCCGGGATCAGGGGCGAACGATTCTGCTGTCCTCACATGACATCGGCCACGTCGCTCACTACTGTGACGAATGCCTGTGCATTAACTGCCGGGTCTGCGCGTGCGGCGCCCCCGAGGACGTACTTACGCCCGATCTGTTGATGGAGATGTACGGCCCACACGGTGTGGGGTCAATTCACGGAAAGGCTCTCGATGGACATCGTCACTGAAGCAATTCTGGGCCCATTCCAATATGGCTTCATGGTGCGGGCGCTTCTGGTTTCCGTGCTGGTAGGCATAATGTGCCCGATTCTCGGGGCCTATGTTGTCGTCAGGGGACTCGGCTTCATGACAGATGGCTTGGCCCATTCCCTCCTGCCTGGCCTGGTAGTCGCTGCGCTGGTGGTATCGGTCATCTCTTCGTCATGGCTAATTCTCGTACCGAACGCCATTGCGTTCGCCCTGATCATAGGTTTTCTGTCCAAGAGGACTGGCCTGAGTGAAGACACCTCCATTGGCATACTCTTCGCTGGGCTGTTTGCCCTGGGTCTGACACTACTGACGGCGGCCCGCGGGCTGAATGTCAGTCTGGAATCTGTGCTTCTGGGTCAGGTGCTCGGGGTTTCGCGGAGCGACGTCATGATCACGGGCGTGTTGGCTGTGGTGGTAATTGTCCTATTGTTAGCCCTTCACAAAGAGATGGTCTTCTCCACATTCGACCCTTTGGGGGCTTCCGTAATGGGACTTCCGACACAGGTGCTGGATTACCTTCTGCTGGTCCTCCTGGCCGTGGTGATCCTCATCGCATTGCAGGCCGTGGGAATCGTACTTGTGATCTCGATGTTGATAACACCTGCGGCCGCAGCCCAGCTACTCACGCAGAGGTTTACACTGGCCATGCTCGTCGGCGCCGGGATCGGGACGGCTTCAGCGATCATCGGATTGTACCTGTCATTCCACTACAACCTCGCATCTGGCCCCGTAATGGCATTGTCGGCGACTGCATTCTTCGTAGTCGCGTTGGCCCTGAAACAGGGCACAGCACACATTGGCGGACGCATGGCGCGATCTCACGCGTAAACGGAGTGACCGGGATCCGAGCGGCGTTATACGTCACAGGATGTGAAACGCCTTTTGGGGGAGTGGTAGCGCGTACGGGACTCGAACCCGTGTCTCCACCTTGAGAGGGTGGTGTCCTAGGCCGCTAGACGAACGCGCCACGTTTGAGAAGACTCTGGAATGACCTCAAGGCGGCTTTGGTCTGGCTGGGGATAGAGGATTCGAACCTCTGCTTACAGATCCAGAGTCTGTCGTCCTACCACTAGACGAATCCCCAGCGACGGTCGCCCTATGGCTCTTCCGACACACGAAATTATATCAATCCCCCAATGAATTGCAAAAGCCCTCGTGTCGACGAGATCGCCAACGTTCCTTTCGGAGCGCGGGCGTCCCGCCCGCATTCGTCTTTCCCGAGCCTCATGTCAGGTCTCTCACATCCATTGGCAAACTTGGGCGGCGTCTATAAAATAGCCCCGTCCCTAGTCCTGAAGAGTATCGGAGCTTTACATGACCGCATCGCGGATGATTAGTGGCAGCGATCTAATTTCGAGGGCCCTCAAGCTGGAGGGAGTGAGTACCGTTTTCACCCTCGCCGGCGACCATATCCTGCCGGTGCTCGACGTGATGGCCGACCAGGACTTCCGGTTCATCGACACAAGACACGAACAGGCGGCCGTCCACATGGCGGACGCGTGGGGCAGGATCACCGGACAGCCTGGCGTCGCCATGTACACGACCCCTGGGTTTGCCAACGCCATTCCAGGCCTCACCAACGCCATGCACTCTGACAGCCCACTGCTCTCCATTAGCGGCTGCGCCGAGCTACTGGAGCTCGGGCGAGGTGCGATGCAGGAGATCGACCAGATAGGTATGGCCCAGCCTGTTACAAAGGGCTCCTGGATGGTTACGGATGCCCGTCGTATCCCAGACATGATTGCAACGGCGCTTCGCGTTGCCTACGAGGGGCGGCGAGGTCCGGTCCACCTGACAATTCCGGTGGACATTCAGCAGCAGCTTGTTCCTGAAGAAGACGTGGCCTTTTACAATCCAGGTGAGTACCGCGACATCGGCGCGCCGGCGGCCTCATCTGAAAAGGTGCGGGAGGCAGTCGACATACTGCACTCTGCCGAGAGGCCACTGATCATTGTCGGTAGCGCGGGCGCCTACGCTCGCTCCGGCGAGACCCTGGAAGCGCTCATTGAGACCACCAGGATTCCGCTCATGACTGAGGGGGACGCGCGCGGGCTTGTATCGGACGCTCACCCTTACTGCTACGGTTTCTTCGACTCCGGCCTCAATCGCGCTGCAAGGCTGTTGCGCGAGGCGGACGCCGTTGTACTCATGGGTCGCAAGCAGGACCTGATTGTCGGTTATGCGATGCCACCCACCGTTGCCGCTGACGCGAAAGTAATTCAGATAGACCCGTCTGCAGCAGAGATTGCCAGGAATCGCGGCGTCTCTGTTGGCATTCATGGTGACGTTGAAGCAGTGGCTCGGCAGATGGCAGATGAAGCCGTTAAGCGCGAGTGGCGCGACCTTCCATGGCTCTCCAGGCTGGCGGAGGAAAGGGACGCGCAACAGAGGGACCTCGAGGAATTGGCCGTAAGTGAGTCGCCTATGCACGCGACATTCGTACACAAGGCGGTGAGGTATCATGTTGGCCCTGAAGACATAGTCTCCTACGACGGCGGCGACTTCTGCCACTTCGGGAGGGCCTACTCGTCGGCGCTATCACCAAAGACTTGGTGGTATCTACCCCCGCTAGGGATGCTCGGACAGGCCCTGCCGACTGCGATAGCCGCCAAGGCGGCGTATCCTGAACGCAAGGTCTTCATGTTTACAGGTGACGGCGCCTTCGGTTTCAATGCAATGGAGTACGACACCGCCGTTCGGCATAACCTGCCTATCGTCGGCGTCATGGGGAACGACTCAGCGTGGGGCATCGACAGGCAGATCCAGGTAGGTGTCTATGGCAAAACTGTTGCCACTGACCTACTGCCCTCCAGGTACGACCAGGTGGTCCGTGGCCTCGGAGGACACGGTGAGCTGATCGAGCATCCTGACGAACTCGACTCTGCCATCGAGCGCGCGATAAGACTGGACAGGCCTGCACTTCTCAACGTTCGTATTCAGAACGCGATCAGCCCAAGGGCTCAGGCCGCAATCAATCGTTGGATGAGCCACACACCCCAGCCAATCTAGGAAAATTATGCTCAGATCTCTTTTCGGCAAGGGACGAAAGAAGCAGTCGGAGGACGTACCGTCCGATGATTCGATTCGGTCCGCGAAGATTGGCGACGTCCTGTTCGTCCCCGGCCTATGGGAGACCGGCGAAGACGCCTATCTGATAGTCGAACGAATAACGAAGCTCGAATCGGCTTATGGGGAATCTCACGAGCTTTCAGTAGTAGATGGTGAGCGTAGAGCCACCGTCGAGTGGTCGGATCAGGACGGGCTGCACATCTCGGCTGTCCTTCAGGACAGGCCTATGGGCCTCTCGGCTGTCGGACTCGACTACGATACCCTTGTGGAGTGGGACGAGCACAAGTCGTTAGAAAACTGTTTTGAGCACGACGGCTATACCTACTACTATAGGAACAGCTACGAAGTGCGTTACAGCGAGGACGAGGGTTTCTGGCTGTGGGAATTCGTCAGAGAAGATGAAGAGGGCGGAGTGTCGGTGGTCAAGTTTGAGGGCCAGCCTTTCGAGGTTTACGTCGCCACTTACATTTCACCCCATGTCTTGACCGTCTATCACAAGTAGTCTCTGCTCCCTATCCGTCATGCCGGCGAAGGCCGGAATCTAGAGTGGAGTTCAGTGCGGTGTACCACATCAACCGGGCAATTGGGCAGTCCCTAAGTGAAACAAAAGGCGAGCGATGATAGAAGCATTCGTTGACGTGTTCGAACAGATTCCCAGGGGCCTGGTCTACGTGGTAATGGGCGTGATCGTGCTCGCCATCGCCAGGTTGGTGCAGGATTTCATCACTCCGTACAAGATCCAGGAGCAGTTGAACCAGAAGGACAACATCGCGCTGGCCACAAGCATCGCGGGCTACTACCTGGGTGTGATTATCGTGTTCCTGGGAGGGCTGTATCAGCCGTTCCTGGTCGTCGCGGACAACAGCCTTGGTTTCACAGCCGAGTACTGGCAGGACGTCGGTCTCGTGTTCGTCTACTCGATCGCAGGCATAATCGTGCTGAACATCGCACGCATAATCGTTGACAAGCTGGTGCTGCATGATTTCAGCACAGAAGATGAGATCATAAACGATCAAAACGCTGGAACCGGGGCAGTGGAGTTCGCCGTCTACGTTGCCGTTGGCCTGGTAATCGCGGGCGCGATTTCAGGCGAGAGCGGTGGTCCTGAGACAGCGCTGGTATTCCTGGTGCTCGGCTTGGTCGCTCTGATCGTTTACACGTTGATCTACGAGTGGACCACTTCATTCAACATTCACGAGCAAATCGAGGCGGACAACGTCGCAGTTGGAGTCGCCCTCGCCGGTAATCTCGTAGCGATCGGAATCGTGGTATTCAAGGCAGTATTCGGCGAGTTCGTAGGTTGGACTGAAAGCATCGCGGGGTTTATTACCTACGCAGTCGTCGGGTTCATCCTGCTCTACGCCGTGAGGTTCGTAGTGGACAAGGTGCTGTTCCCGAAAGTGAAGCTCGCTGACGAGCTTGCGGTAGACCGGAACCTTGGCGCCGCCTTCATAGAGAGCGCGGCACTGATTAGCGTTAGCCTGATCCTGTTTTTTGCGATCTAGCCGCGCCTGACGAGCCTGATAGACCCGCCCCCGCCGGTGAATCCGGAGCTGGAGCGCCCGAAAGCGCTTGAGCGTGAACTGCTTCCCCAACTCGATCGCACGCCCGTGCCGCTTGACCTGAAGTTTCCAGTAGTACGCTGGGAATTCTGGTACGACTGTCTTGAGGAGCTTACGTTCTTCGACGCCTGGTCGTAGCTCGAACCAGCAAACG
The window above is part of the Dehalococcoidia bacterium genome. Proteins encoded here:
- a CDS encoding thiamine pyrophosphate-binding protein, whose protein sequence is MTASRMISGSDLISRALKLEGVSTVFTLAGDHILPVLDVMADQDFRFIDTRHEQAAVHMADAWGRITGQPGVAMYTTPGFANAIPGLTNAMHSDSPLLSISGCAELLELGRGAMQEIDQIGMAQPVTKGSWMVTDARRIPDMIATALRVAYEGRRGPVHLTIPVDIQQQLVPEEDVAFYNPGEYRDIGAPAASSEKVREAVDILHSAERPLIIVGSAGAYARSGETLEALIETTRIPLMTEGDARGLVSDAHPYCYGFFDSGLNRAARLLREADAVVLMGRKQDLIVGYAMPPTVAADAKVIQIDPSAAEIARNRGVSVGIHGDVEAVARQMADEAVKREWRDLPWLSRLAEERDAQQRDLEELAVSESPMHATFVHKAVRYHVGPEDIVSYDGGDFCHFGRAYSSALSPKTWWYLPPLGMLGQALPTAIAAKAAYPERKVFMFTGDGAFGFNAMEYDTAVRHNLPIVGVMGNDSAWGIDRQIQVGVYGKTVATDLLPSRYDQVVRGLGGHGELIEHPDELDSAIERAIRLDRPALLNVRIQNAISPRAQAAINRWMSHTPQPI
- a CDS encoding SMP-30/gluconolactonase/LRE family protein — its product is MEPELIADYNNHVGEGPLWHQTESLLYWVDIPQGRIFRYDPVSGKHEQFHQGRVIGGFTIQEDGSLLLFMDRGSIAILKEGELSYIVDEIPEERDTRFNDVIADPRGSVFCGTMPTDTEPAKLYRLDPDGSLTVVLDGIGLSNGLGFTPDRKQMYYTDSYARKIYIFDYDEHTSEISDRRVFVETPEDGGIPDGMTVDAEGYVWSARVDGSALFRYTPDGVEERSITFPAKKVSSVTFGGDDMDEMYVTTIGGDNKAEEGPGAGALFRLNLGMRGVPDYYSRIGI
- a CDS encoding metal ABC transporter ATP-binding protein, which codes for MDDVTFSAGPNCLMGVVGPNGAGKSTLFNAIVGLLKVDEGEVLIHGTPVDDAREHIAYVPQHENVNWRVPMSVWDVVMQGRTKNIGWLRRPKLADRWLVEEALEQVGMIDRRTALVSNLSGGQRQRVFVARALAQGADVLLLDEAFSGVDIASQEALVTVLHELRDQGRTILLSSHDIGHVAHYCDECLCINCRVCACGAPEDVLTPDLLMEMYGPHGVGSIHGKALDGHRH
- a CDS encoding DUF350 domain-containing protein gives rise to the protein MIEAFVDVFEQIPRGLVYVVMGVIVLAIARLVQDFITPYKIQEQLNQKDNIALATSIAGYYLGVIIVFLGGLYQPFLVVADNSLGFTAEYWQDVGLVFVYSIAGIIVLNIARIIVDKLVLHDFSTEDEIINDQNAGTGAVEFAVYVAVGLVIAGAISGESGGPETALVFLVLGLVALIVYTLIYEWTTSFNIHEQIEADNVAVGVALAGNLVAIGIVVFKAVFGEFVGWTESIAGFITYAVVGFILLYAVRFVVDKVLFPKVKLADELAVDRNLGAAFIESAALISVSLILFFAI
- a CDS encoding metal ABC transporter permease — translated: MDIVTEAILGPFQYGFMVRALLVSVLVGIMCPILGAYVVVRGLGFMTDGLAHSLLPGLVVAALVVSVISSSWLILVPNAIAFALIIGFLSKRTGLSEDTSIGILFAGLFALGLTLLTAARGLNVSLESVLLGQVLGVSRSDVMITGVLAVVVIVLLLALHKEMVFSTFDPLGASVMGLPTQVLDYLLLVLLAVVILIALQAVGIVLVISMLITPAAAAQLLTQRFTLAMLVGAGIGTASAIIGLYLSFHYNLASGPVMALSATAFFVVALALKQGTAHIGGRMARSHA
- a CDS encoding NHL repeat-containing protein gives rise to the protein MGRPYALLRVGFSYDRTLGMRRLTNTPVDLAVDREGDLHILCRGGISFIRRLSQEDEDLGAINLGAGGAAQIGGTYSVNSRFVWPASMIMDSEENLWVSDEGTNQITVINKRGEIQAQWGEAGSGEGQFNRQSGIALDPDENVYVSDTQNHRIQKFTRDGEFLMEFGCQGHGDGEFNMPWGIHVDEIGDVYVADWRNDRIQKFTADGEFVFKIGKSGDGEGEFNRPSGVTVDKDGDIYVSDWANNRVQLFRPDGVFVELFRGDATLSKQAHHYMKSNVKALRLREMTSLEPQKRIRWPVSVRVDGCSMYIADYGSDRIQIYEKEAYPLEPHEISEVQRSPTLYTQF
- a CDS encoding DUF1800 domain-containing protein, whose protein sequence is MATTNLSLVAHLMRRAGFGATRDDLEQLAEQSYEELVEDLLHPERFPEVADDIAIRYWLELNNPDSVEPWNTHWLYRMVNTERPLEEKMALFWHHVFATSVGKSEHGPSSRTQIELFRRNAVSDMRTILVDLAKDPAMIHWLDNSENHRDQPNENWGRELLELFSMGVGNYSEEDIKMASRAFTGWTFIQPIPLDPYGRYPSEFVYREDDHDDSEKTFLGHTGRFNGEDIIDIVVNQPATARFIARHLYNFFVADEPQVPSWNDIPPRDPEAVEALCDAYFESDGDIRVVLRVLFNSDFFKEARFAKVKSPTELVAGTIKLAGKHAFPEPTLHAAPAATSLMGQHLMTPPTVEGWHTGREWIDCGTLAERVNFAVNELGDQTLPGIQAIIDRLASEGGPLTPEEFVDHTLDLVGPMTVESHTREALLDYANSGGNLSFDTHPDREESSARVTRMVQFIVASVEYQFG
- a CDS encoding DUF1501 domain-containing protein, with amino-acid sequence MEVNGKPTVFVVVQLTGGNDFMNTVIPYSNDIYYDSRPVIGIPQEQVLPINNYLGFNPHFAPVKELYDEGSVAIVQGVGYPDSSRSHFRGMDIWQTAEPDRIGTEGWLGQVVAEMDTNKENPLTCVNIGRGLPRAMSKSGVPITSVGDLDNYGMMSGITEEAERRQALDIFAKMYGPAVGTGLVREYVAQTGMDVLRGADVLKRAPEIYSSSVEYADNPISNSLRDAARVHLADLGTRVIYTQHGGYDTHANEVPNHPRLLSELSGAIMDFFQDIRDHNASENVVMLVFTEFGRRIRDNGSGCDHGAGGGSFVIGDRVKGGLYAEYPSLDIDKQTDGDMAHTYDFRGLYTTLLEEWMGVEAAPIVKGQYEKIPIFA